One Aythya fuligula isolate bAytFul2 chromosome W, bAytFul2.pri, whole genome shotgun sequence genomic window carries:
- the LOC116501310 gene encoding olfactory receptor 14C36-like gives MPNISSVSEFLLLAFADTRELQLLHFALFLGIYLAALLGNGLILSAIACDHRLHTPMYFFLLNLALLDLGCISTTLPKAMANALWDTRAISYQGCAAQVLFFVFFFGSEYSILTVMAYDRYVAICKPLHYGSLLGSRACAQMAAAAWGSGFLNAVLHTATTFSLPLCHGNAVDQFFCEIPHILKLSCSDASLREVWALVFSIFLAFGCFVFIVVSYVLVFRAVLRMPSVQGQHKAFSTCLPHLAVVSLMVSTAMFAYLKPPSISSPSLDLVVSLLYSIVPPAANPLIYSMRNWELRDSIRTLLEYTHLQQIHL, from the coding sequence ATGCCCAATATCAGCTCTGTGAgcgagttcctcctgctggcattcgcagacacgcgcgagctgcagctcctgcacttcgcgctcttcctgggcatctacctggctgccctcctgggcaacggcctcatcctcagtgccatagcctgcgaccaccgcctccacacccccatgtacttcttcctcctcaacctcgccctcctcgacctgggctgcatctccaccactctgcccaaagccatggccaatgccctctgggacaccagggccatctcctatcaaggctgtgctgctcaagttctcttttttgtcttcttctttggtTCAGAGTATTCAATTCTAACtgtcatggcctatgaccgctacgttgccatctgcaagcccctgcactacgggagcctcctgggcagcagagcttgtgcccagatggcagcagctgcctggggcagtggctttctcaatgctgtcctgcacacggccactacattttccctgcccctctgccacggcaatgctgtggaccagttcttctgtgaaatcccccacatcctcaagctctcctgctcagatgcctcTCTCAGGGAAGTTTGGGCACTTGTGTTTAGTATTTTTTTGGCCTTTGGTTGTTTTGTCTTCATAGTGGTATCTTATGTGCTGGTattcagggcagtgctgaggatgccctctgtGCAGggccagcacaaagccttttccacatgcctcccgCACCTAGCCGTCGTCTCCCTGATGGTCAGCACTGCcatgtttgcctacctgaagcctcCCTCCATCTCGTCGCCATCCCTGGACTTGGTGGTGTCACTTCTGTACTCAATAGTACCTCCAGCAGCGAACCCACTCATCTACAGTATGAGGAACTGGGAACTAAGGGATTCCATCAGGACTCTACTTGAATACACACATCTTCAGCAAATTCACCTATAA